In the genome of Anabrus simplex isolate iqAnaSimp1 chromosome 6, ASM4041472v1, whole genome shotgun sequence, one region contains:
- the LOC136875699 gene encoding zinc finger protein 677 isoform X2, whose amino-acid sequence MEEPQFIKCEPGWLSDTEDSSNFEPNVQLASDHLVELMKNEDGSEQCDIGAAVSQDVWRTELSMTNSDKNQQRANDDWDKNAGSYSCTTCGKEFALRSSLKNHLVVHSGERRYCCPTCGKLFYRREHLTRHQRTHSGEKPHLCTLCGKTFTRGEYLKTHRLIHLGQKDHCCSICGKSFILKVQLNRHRLVHSSHRPYCCPCGKAFTRSAHLKTHLTVHLAEKPYSCDTCGKSFTQVANLRRHQVLHVRKDSHIEVT is encoded by the exons ATGGAGGAACCACAGTTCATTAAATGTGAGCCAGGATGGCTGTCAGATACAGAAGattcttcaaatttt GAACCCAATGTGCAATTGGCCAGTGATCACCTGGTGGAG CTCATGAAGAATGAAGATGGCAGTGAGCAGTGTGACATTGGTGCAGCAGTATCACAAGA TGTTTGGAGAACCGAACTGTCAATGACCAACTCTGATAAAAATCAGCAGAGAGCAAATGATGATTGGGATAAAAATGCGGGATCCTACTCCTGCACTACTTGTGGAAAGGAATTTGCGCTGCGTTCGTCTCTGAAAAATCATCTTGTAGTTCACTCAGGAGAAAGACGCTATTGTTGTCCGACATGTGGAAAGCTATTTTATCGTAGAGAACATCTTACAAGACATCAAAGGACACATTCTGGTGAGAAACCGCATTTGTGTACTTTGTGCGGGAAGACGTTTACACGCGGGGAATATTTAAAGACTCATCGTTTAATACACCTGGGTCAGAAAGATCATTGTTGTTCTATATGTGGAAAGTCGTTTATATTGAAGGTTCAACTCAATCGCCATCGGTTGGTACACTCTTCACACCGTCCTTATTGTTGTCCGTGTGGAAAGGCGTTTACACGCAGTGCTCATCTTAAGACTCATTTGACTGTCCACTTAGCTGAAAAGCCATATTCGTGTGATACATGTGGAAAATCATTTACTCAGGTTGCTAATCTTAGGCGGCACCAAGTACTTCATGTACGAAAAGACTCTCATATAGAAGTTACGTAA
- the LOC136875699 gene encoding zinc finger protein 677 isoform X1, with the protein MEEPQFIKCEPGWLSDTEDSSNFEPNVQLASDHLVEVKVEPDFIFVDYSEDEKYESRLMKNEDGSEQCDIGAAVSQDVWRTELSMTNSDKNQQRANDDWDKNAGSYSCTTCGKEFALRSSLKNHLVVHSGERRYCCPTCGKLFYRREHLTRHQRTHSGEKPHLCTLCGKTFTRGEYLKTHRLIHLGQKDHCCSICGKSFILKVQLNRHRLVHSSHRPYCCPCGKAFTRSAHLKTHLTVHLAEKPYSCDTCGKSFTQVANLRRHQVLHVRKDSHIEVT; encoded by the exons ATGGAGGAACCACAGTTCATTAAATGTGAGCCAGGATGGCTGTCAGATACAGAAGattcttcaaatttt GAACCCAATGTGCAATTGGCCAGTGATCACCTGGTGGAGGTAAAGGTTGAACCAGATTTTATATTTGTTGATTACAGTGAAGACGAAAAATATGAAAGTCGG CTCATGAAGAATGAAGATGGCAGTGAGCAGTGTGACATTGGTGCAGCAGTATCACAAGA TGTTTGGAGAACCGAACTGTCAATGACCAACTCTGATAAAAATCAGCAGAGAGCAAATGATGATTGGGATAAAAATGCGGGATCCTACTCCTGCACTACTTGTGGAAAGGAATTTGCGCTGCGTTCGTCTCTGAAAAATCATCTTGTAGTTCACTCAGGAGAAAGACGCTATTGTTGTCCGACATGTGGAAAGCTATTTTATCGTAGAGAACATCTTACAAGACATCAAAGGACACATTCTGGTGAGAAACCGCATTTGTGTACTTTGTGCGGGAAGACGTTTACACGCGGGGAATATTTAAAGACTCATCGTTTAATACACCTGGGTCAGAAAGATCATTGTTGTTCTATATGTGGAAAGTCGTTTATATTGAAGGTTCAACTCAATCGCCATCGGTTGGTACACTCTTCACACCGTCCTTATTGTTGTCCGTGTGGAAAGGCGTTTACACGCAGTGCTCATCTTAAGACTCATTTGACTGTCCACTTAGCTGAAAAGCCATATTCGTGTGATACATGTGGAAAATCATTTACTCAGGTTGCTAATCTTAGGCGGCACCAAGTACTTCATGTACGAAAAGACTCTCATATAGAAGTTACGTAA